The genomic region CAGGTGCTGATGTACGGGACCGACGGAGAACACGAGTTCGTGTGGGAAGGACGAAAGGGAGCGTACCGATATCGCGATCGATTTGAAGGGGCACTTCCGCGGCTCGAGCGGAGGTTCGCCGAAACCAGCTCCGAGGCAGTACGCCGTGAGCTCGAAAAGTATATGTCTTTCGCAGCGTGCGGCGACTGCAAGGGGACGCGCCTCCGTCGCGAAGCGTTGTCGGTCAAAATTGCGGGCAACAGCCTGGTCGAAGTCTCGGCGCTACCTGTGAATCGTGCCCTGGATTGGTTTGACGATCTCGAACTATCCGAACGGGATGCGGAAATCGCCGCAAAGATCCTGCGAGAGGTCCGCGACCGCCTCGGCTTCCTGGTGTCGGTCGGGCTCGACTACCTGACCCTCGACCGTATGGCGGGCACGCTGTCGGGCGGTGAAAGTCAACGAATTCGACTCGCGACCCAGGTCGGTTCGAAGCTGATGGGGGTCCTCTACGTCCTCGATGAACCCTCGATCGGGCTTCATCAGCGGGATAATCGGAGGCTATTGGAAACCCTTAAGGGGATGCGAGACCTCGGCAACACCGTGGTTGTAGTCGAACATGACGAGGAGACGATCCGTGAAGCGGACTGGGTGATCGATCTCGGTCCAGGGGCGGGCCGCAATGGTGGGCGGGTGGTCGCGAGCGGACCACCTGAATCGTTGGAATCCGTCGAAGAATCCCTCACCGGCGCGTATCTCTCTGGAAAACGCTCCATACCGGTGCCAGCCAATCGGGCTCAGGGGAACGGGCACCGGTTGGTGATCCGTGGTGCGGCCGAGCACAACCTGAAAGAGATCGATGTCGAGCTACCCCTTGGCCGCCTGATTTGTGTAACTGGCGTCTCGGGCTCCGGAAAATCAACGCTGGTGAACGAGATCGTCCACAAGGCCGTTGCCCACGAACTCTATGGGACGCTGGCCAAGCCCGGTCGACACGCAGGTGTCGACGGAGTCGATCTTCTCGACAAGGTGATCGCGATCGACCAGTCGCCAATCGGTCGCACACCGCGCTCCAATCCCGCGACCTACACCAAGGTCTTCGATCCGATCCGAGCACTGTTTGCCGCGACCACTGACGCCCGAGCTCGTGGCTACAAGCCGGGGCGATTCTCGTTCAACGTTCGCGGAGGCCGCTGCGAGGCCTGTCAGGGCGCCGGCCAACTTCGCATCGAAATGCATTTTCTCCCCGACGTTTTCGTCACCTGCGATCAGTGCAAGGGCTCCCGATACAACCGCGAAACCCTCGAAGTCCACTACAAGGGCCTCAGCATCGCGGAGGTGCTTGATATGACTGTGAATCAGGCGCGTGAGGTCTTTGGGTCCGTGCCGAAGATCGTCCGAGTACTGGACACCCTGATCGCCGTTGGGCTGGGTTACCTTCACTTGGGTCAGCCGGCCACCACCCTTTCGGGTGGAGAAGCGCAGCGTATCAAGCTCTCACGAGAGTTGGCCAAAAGAGCAACTGGTCAGACGCTGTACCTGCTCGATGAACCGACGACCGGGCTCCACTTCGACGACGTGCACAAGCTCCTTGCGGTGCTTCACGCTCTGGTTGATCGCGGCAATACGGTTGTCGTCATCGAACACAACCTCGATGTCATCAAGACCGCCGACTGGATTCTCGATCTCGGCCCAGAAGGTGGTGAGGCGGGTGGTGAGGTCGTGGTTGCCGGTACGCCCAACGAGGTCGCGAAGTGCAAAGGTTCCCACACTGGTAAGTTCCTGAAGAATTTGTTATGAGGCCAGCCGCGGCAGGAGTTTCGCGGACAATTCCGGTCAAGCCAGGATCGAATACCCACCGTCCACAATCAGCGTCTGGCCATGGATCATGGATGCATACTCGGTGCACAGGTAAACCACCACATTCGCGACATCCTGCGGATGAACCAATCGCCCAGCCGGGGTCCGTTCCCGAGCGCTTTCCAGGAGCTGTTCGCGGTTCGGAAAATGCAGCAGCGCGTCGGTATCCACTGTGCCCGCTGAAACTGCGTTGATCCGAAGCCCTTCGGGCGCGAATTCCGCCGCCAGGTGACGCACCATCGACTCCAGGGCGGCCTTGGATGCACCGACCGCAGTGTAGTTGGGGATGGCTCGTAATGCACCGAGCGAGGACACCGCGACCAGGGCTTTCTCGCCACGCGAGGACAGATTCAGAAAATGCTGGGTTATTGGCAACAAGGCGGCAGCGTTGATATGCATGGCCCAATCGAAGTGGTGCATAGTGAGCTCTCGGGCAGGCCTGAGTACTCCGGATGCCGCGTTCGAGACGACAATGTCGAGCCCTCCCCACGCCGCGTCGATCGCGGAGAAGAGTCGCTCCACATGCTCTGGCTTGGCCACATTTCCCTTGAGCACGAGGGCTCGGACACCCCGTGCCTCGATCTCTGCCGCAGTCTCTTCCGCTCGTGCCCTGTTCCGGAGGTAATTGATTGCCACGTCAACCTTGAAATCGGCCAGGGAAAGAGCAATCGCGCGGCCGATGCCGCGAGACGACCCGGTCACCAAGGCTCGATTACCACGGAGTTTGAGATCCATTTGCACCTCCTGGGTCACAAACTACCCTCTGAATCGCCAGAAAACAAGCGGGGACAGGGGTTTTCTGGTGATTTCCCCTTGACAGCGCGACAGCAGGCCGCCAATATGTTCACTACATCAAAAACCTGGAGGTTCCGATGAACAAGACTGAAATGGCGATGAAGCTTGCAAAGAAGACCGGCATCAGTCAGGGCAAGGCCGCGGAGATCATCGACACGATGTTCTCTGCCCATCCGCGCAAGGGCCTGATTGCCACTGCTTTGGATGCAGGTGAGAAGGTGACGATTCCCGGCTTCGGCACGTTTGCCACCAAGCAGCGCGGTGCGCGCCAGGGCCGCAATCCGGCCACCGGCGCGACGATCATGATTCCGGCGAAGAAGTACGTGCACTTCAAGCCGGGCAAGACTCTCCGCGAGCGCGTCGAGAAGTAAGGAGCGGGTTGCCGCCGGTTTTGCGGGGTCGAACCTCTGCGAACCGCGGTGAGAAGCCGACCCTGCCTGGGTCGCTTATCGAGGCCGGGCTGACGCCCGGCCTCGTCATTTTTTGACGGATTTTGCCGTCGTCATCGGGTGACGAAACGATAGGCCTTGGTGACGGTGACGCGGGTTTTCACCCGCACGTCGTCTTTTGTCGCCGGCCTGAATCGGTATTTTCTGACAGCGTCCATCACCGCCTGTGGAATCCCGAAGCCCTCGTGATCGGCTCGGAGGACTGTCAGGTCCTCAACTGCTCCTTTGGCATTGACCGTCGCCTGCAGAATCACGATCCCGCGTCGCCTCGAATGGAGGGCGGCCCGCGGCCATGCGACCGGAGCTTCCTTGAGGATGACCGGCAGCGTGTCCACATTTGAAGGGTCGACAAAATCATTCTCGGCCACCACCGAAGGCGGCACGGCATCTGTCGGTTGCAGTGGGGCGGCGGCGGTCGGAGAGATTGTCGGCCGCGGCGGCGGTCGGGTTTCAGCAACTGCTGTCGCCTCTTCCGGAGGTGGGGGACTGGCTACCGACTGGAGTTCGGCCTCGAGCTGCGCCGCTTCGGCGGCCTGGATGTGCTCTGCCTCGAGATCCGCCTCCTGCTGAAGCTTTGCCTCTTCCTCGGCCGCGATCTGACGTTGGAGCTCCTCGCGACGGTGCTCCTCCTCACTGTCGCTCTGTCCTTGCGAGGCGCGGCGCTCGCTGTCGGCCAGACGCCGCTGCAGCTCCTCGATCTTTTCCTGCCGTGCGGTCAGCTCCTGGCGTATCTCCTCTTCTTTCTCCGCCATCATGTCGGAGACCAGGGCTTCAGCCAACTTTCGCATCTTCTCGTCCTGAGCTCGACGCTGGGCAGCGATCTCCTCGGCGGTGGGCGTTGGTGGGGGTGGGGGAACCGATGATCCTCGGCCAATCGTGAACCATAGGATCAGGGCAGTCGCTGCCGCGGCGACGACACCAGCGCCAATCCACAGGCCCCTGCCGGCTCGAGAGTGTTGCTCGCCTGAACTCGGTGACTCCATGATGGCCTCTGGATCTACGACAGGTTTCAGATACGGCCCGACGTCGATCTTCCTTTCTGCGGCGATCTGCTCTTCCTCGGCTTCGATCTCGGAACGGAAGAGGCGATCGACGAAGAGTGCGAGGTTGAAGGTCGTGGG from Acidobacteriota bacterium harbors:
- the uvrA gene encoding excinuclease ABC subunit UvrA encodes the protein MQEDIIIRGAREHNLANIDVTIPRDRLVVITGVSGSGKSSLAFDTLFAEGQRRYVESLSAYARQFLDQMEKPDVDTIDGLSPAISIEQKTTSRNPRSTVGTVTEIHDYLRLLWASIGQPECPDCQLPIRPRSVQQMVDHLLGLPEDTRFMLLAPVVEGRKGEHRRVFAQMVREGFVRARVDGKITDAGEPAELDRKRRHTIEVVVDRLSVREGVATRLADSLETALRVGEGLALAVLEDGDEIVLSARHACPRCGFSLTEISPRLFSFNSPQGACPTCSGLGFLREVDPDKLILDPERSLASGCLAMVGKNPGSWFRHQVEQMSEALGFDLQTPWRRLPEEVRQVLMYGTDGEHEFVWEGRKGAYRYRDRFEGALPRLERRFAETSSEAVRRELEKYMSFAACGDCKGTRLRREALSVKIAGNSLVEVSALPVNRALDWFDDLELSERDAEIAAKILREVRDRLGFLVSVGLDYLTLDRMAGTLSGGESQRIRLATQVGSKLMGVLYVLDEPSIGLHQRDNRRLLETLKGMRDLGNTVVVVEHDEETIREADWVIDLGPGAGRNGGRVVASGPPESLESVEESLTGAYLSGKRSIPVPANRAQGNGHRLVIRGAAEHNLKEIDVELPLGRLICVTGVSGSGKSTLVNEIVHKAVAHELYGTLAKPGRHAGVDGVDLLDKVIAIDQSPIGRTPRSNPATYTKVFDPIRALFAATTDARARGYKPGRFSFNVRGGRCEACQGAGQLRIEMHFLPDVFVTCDQCKGSRYNRETLEVHYKGLSIAEVLDMTVNQAREVFGSVPKIVRVLDTLIAVGLGYLHLGQPATTLSGGEAQRIKLSRELAKRATGQTLYLLDEPTTGLHFDDVHKLLAVLHALVDRGNTVVVIEHNLDVIKTADWILDLGPEGGEAGGEVVVAGTPNEVAKCKGSHTGKFLKNLL
- the fabL gene encoding enoyl-[acyl-carrier-protein] reductase FabL — translated: MDLKLRGNRALVTGSSRGIGRAIALSLADFKVDVAINYLRNRARAEETAAEIEARGVRALVLKGNVAKPEHVERLFSAIDAAWGGLDIVVSNAASGVLRPARELTMHHFDWAMHINAAALLPITQHFLNLSSRGEKALVAVSSLGALRAIPNYTAVGASKAALESMVRHLAAEFAPEGLRINAVSAGTVDTDALLHFPNREQLLESARERTPAGRLVHPQDVANVVVYLCTEYASMIHGQTLIVDGGYSILA
- a CDS encoding HU family DNA-binding protein, which translates into the protein MNKTEMAMKLAKKTGISQGKAAEIIDTMFSAHPRKGLIATALDAGEKVTIPGFGTFATKQRGARQGRNPATGATIMIPAKKYVHFKPGKTLRERVEK
- a CDS encoding TonB family protein, with protein sequence LERALAPRPENRFGSAADFKKELDRLLYGGAYSPTTFNLALFVDRLFRSEIEAEEEQIAAERKIDVGPYLKPVVDPEAIMESPSSGEQHSRAGRGLWIGAGVVAAAATALILWFTIGRGSSVPPPPPTPTAEEIAAQRRAQDEKMRKLAEALVSDMMAEKEEEIRQELTARQEKIEELQRRLADSERRASQGQSDSEEEHRREELQRQIAAEEEAKLQQEADLEAEHIQAAEAAQLEAELQSVASPPPPEEATAVAETRPPPRPTISPTAAAPLQPTDAVPPSVVAENDFVDPSNVDTLPVILKEAPVAWPRAALHSRRRGIVILQATVNAKGAVEDLTVLRADHEGFGIPQAVMDAVRKYRFRPATKDDVRVKTRVTVTKAYRFVTR